A genomic stretch from Streptomyces sp. QL37 includes:
- a CDS encoding LysM peptidoglycan-binding domain-containing M23 family metallopeptidase yields MPAKGKHRRTKTGPISRGVLAAGTGGAVLALPLIGATGAHAAEQAAPAAKPVAAHSAEAPAKSAPKTYSVVSGDYLAKIAADQKIKGGWQKLYQDNRDVVGENPGLILPGMKLTLGAKTSGSAEAAPSKSASSAAKKAAPAEKKAAPAEEASAPAAKTADSGASQESTGSGWAAPVENANVTTQYRASGASWSSGYHTGSDFQAASGTSVRSIGPGTVVSAGWSGSYGNEVVIQHSDGMYSQYAHLSSLEVSAGQTVTGGQQIGLSGTTGNSTGPHLHFEVRTGPSYGSDVDPIAYLRSHGVSI; encoded by the coding sequence ATGCCCGCAAAAGGCAAGCACCGTCGTACGAAGACCGGCCCGATCTCCCGAGGCGTACTTGCCGCAGGGACCGGCGGCGCCGTTCTCGCCCTCCCGCTGATCGGCGCCACCGGCGCCCACGCCGCCGAGCAGGCCGCGCCGGCCGCCAAGCCCGTCGCCGCGCACAGCGCCGAGGCTCCGGCGAAGAGCGCCCCGAAGACCTACTCCGTGGTCTCCGGCGACTACCTGGCGAAGATCGCGGCCGACCAGAAGATCAAGGGCGGCTGGCAGAAGCTGTACCAGGACAACCGTGACGTCGTCGGCGAGAACCCCGGCCTGATCCTCCCGGGCATGAAGCTGACCCTCGGCGCCAAGACGTCCGGCTCCGCCGAAGCCGCGCCCTCCAAGTCCGCCTCGTCGGCGGCGAAGAAGGCCGCACCGGCCGAGAAGAAGGCCGCACCGGCCGAGGAGGCGTCCGCTCCGGCGGCGAAGACCGCCGACTCCGGTGCGTCGCAGGAGAGCACCGGCTCCGGCTGGGCCGCCCCGGTCGAGAACGCCAACGTCACCACCCAGTACCGCGCCTCGGGCGCCAGCTGGTCCAGCGGCTACCACACCGGCTCCGACTTCCAGGCGGCCTCCGGCACCAGCGTCCGGTCCATCGGCCCGGGCACCGTGGTCTCCGCCGGCTGGAGCGGCTCGTACGGCAACGAGGTCGTCATCCAGCACAGCGACGGCATGTACTCCCAGTACGCCCACCTGTCCTCGCTGGAGGTCTCGGCCGGCCAGACCGTCACCGGTGGCCAGCAGATCGGCCTCTCCGGCACCACCGGCAACTCCACCGGCCCGCACCTCCACTTCGAGGTCCGGACCGGCCCGAGCTACGGCTCCGACGTCGACCCGATCGCCTACCTGCGTTCGCACGGCGTCTCCATCTGA
- a CDS encoding SGNH/GDSL hydrolase family protein: protein MADDSRNKQRGIIGSYAAIGDSFTEGVGDPGPGGTLVGWADRLAVLLADQLPVPDAKVAPADDTHGNFRYANLAVRGRLLDQIVAEQVPRAKQLAPDLVSFCAGGNDILRPGSDPDDVAERFERAVADLTQAVGTVMVTTGFDTRGIPVLKHLRGKIAMYTAHVRSIADRYDCPVLDLWSLRSVQDRRAWDNDRLHLSAEGHTRVALRAAQVLGLRVPADPDQVWPPQAQRGALEVRRDDIQWAREYLVPWIGRRLRGESSGDHVEAKRPDLLPL, encoded by the coding sequence GTGGCAGACGATTCGAGAAACAAACAACGAGGCATCATCGGGTCGTACGCAGCGATTGGCGACAGCTTCACCGAGGGCGTCGGAGACCCCGGCCCGGGCGGGACACTCGTCGGCTGGGCCGACCGGCTCGCGGTGCTCCTCGCGGACCAGCTCCCGGTCCCCGACGCGAAGGTCGCCCCCGCGGACGACACGCACGGCAACTTCCGGTACGCCAATCTCGCCGTACGCGGACGGCTCCTCGACCAGATAGTCGCGGAACAGGTCCCCCGCGCCAAGCAGCTGGCACCTGATCTGGTGAGCTTCTGCGCCGGCGGCAACGACATCCTCCGTCCCGGCTCCGACCCGGACGACGTGGCAGAACGCTTCGAGCGTGCGGTCGCCGACCTGACGCAGGCGGTCGGCACGGTCATGGTCACCACCGGCTTCGACACCCGTGGCATCCCCGTGCTCAAACATCTGCGGGGCAAGATCGCCATGTACACCGCCCACGTCCGGTCCATCGCCGACCGCTACGACTGCCCGGTGCTGGACCTGTGGTCCCTGCGGTCCGTGCAGGACAGGCGGGCGTGGGACAACGACCGCCTGCACCTCTCGGCGGAGGGTCACACCCGCGTGGCGCTCCGGGCCGCCCAGGTCCTCGGCCTCCGGGTGCCGGCCGACCCCGACCAGGTGTGGCCCCCGCAGGCACAGCGCGGAGCGCTCGAGGTCCGGCGCGACGACATCCAGTGGGCGCGCGAATACCTCGTCCCGTGGATCGGCCGCCGGCTGCGCGGGGAGTCCTCCGGGGACCACGTCGAGGCCAAGCGCCCCGACCTGCTGCCGCTCTGA
- a CDS encoding STM4011 family radical SAM protein: protein MSDVPTASTDLTILYRGPLASCDYDCPYCPFAKRRDSVEQLRSDRAALERFAAWASAHTGDRLSVLFTPWGEGLVRSWYRTALVELSRLEHIGRVAIQTNLSGRTGWLAGADRDKVALWCTYHPGQTPYERFLGRCRELTALGVRYSVGVVGLDEHLEEAGRLRSALPPEVYLWVNAAEGHTYTDEEAARWTALDPLFPYSRHPHRSAGLPCRTGESVISVDGDGTVRRCHFVREELGNLYDGSYRSSLRPRGCPLGVCDCHIGYVHLETLPLYDVFAGGVLERIPARPVRGSASDGLVPPGPARRPLPLAGP from the coding sequence ATGAGCGACGTGCCCACCGCCTCGACGGACCTGACGATCCTCTACAGGGGCCCGCTCGCCTCGTGCGACTACGACTGCCCCTACTGCCCGTTCGCCAAGCGGCGGGACAGCGTGGAACAGCTCCGGTCCGACCGTGCGGCCCTGGAGAGGTTCGCCGCGTGGGCCTCCGCACACACCGGTGACCGTCTGTCGGTGCTGTTCACCCCGTGGGGCGAGGGCCTGGTGCGGTCCTGGTACCGCACGGCGCTCGTCGAGCTGTCGCGGCTGGAGCACATCGGCCGGGTCGCCATCCAGACCAACCTCAGCGGCCGTACCGGTTGGCTGGCCGGGGCGGACCGCGACAAGGTCGCCCTGTGGTGCACGTACCACCCGGGGCAGACGCCGTACGAGCGGTTTCTCGGCCGGTGCCGGGAGCTGACGGCGCTCGGGGTGCGCTACAGCGTGGGGGTCGTCGGTCTCGACGAACATCTGGAGGAGGCCGGAAGGCTGCGGTCCGCGCTGCCTCCCGAGGTGTATCTCTGGGTCAACGCCGCCGAGGGGCACACCTACACGGACGAGGAGGCGGCCCGCTGGACGGCTCTGGACCCGCTGTTCCCCTACAGCAGACACCCGCACCGCTCGGCCGGTCTGCCCTGCCGGACCGGTGAGTCGGTGATCTCGGTGGACGGTGACGGGACCGTGCGGCGCTGTCACTTCGTCCGTGAGGAGCTGGGCAATCTCTACGACGGCAGTTATCGGAGTTCACTCCGCCCGCGCGGCTGCCCGCTCGGTGTCTGCGACTGCCACATCGGCTATGTACACCTGGAGACACTGCCGTTGTACGACGTCTTCGCGGGCGGTGTACTGGAGCGGATACCCGCCCGCCCGGTGCGGGGGTCCGCATCGGACGGGCTCGTTCCGCCGGGCCCGGCCCGGCGTCCGCTCCCCCTGGCCGGCCCCTGA
- a CDS encoding DUF6126 family protein, with translation MSDSEYYDPLTPRRPKSKDTQERRMPRGVVIRLFAYLVAGHVVAGFLFLLFTVAGKG, from the coding sequence ATGTCCGATTCGGAGTACTACGACCCGCTCACCCCGCGCAGGCCGAAGAGCAAGGACACGCAGGAACGGCGGATGCCCCGCGGCGTCGTGATCCGGCTCTTCGCCTATCTCGTGGCCGGACACGTCGTCGCGGGCTTCCTCTTCCTTCTCTTCACCGTGGCCGGCAAGGGCTGA
- a CDS encoding tyrosine-protein phosphatase has product MTQLPEVPPAGPEPTDVDLTGVRNFRDVGGLPTVDGGTVRYGRLYRSGHLAHATEADATFLAGLGLHTIFDFRNAADHKLDGLDVELPGVRNVSIPLSDPADGAEFWRLVRDGNIQQLRSILADGKGTGRMVASYRSIIKDRTAEHSRVLHALAEDSVPALMHCAAGKDRAGLSIAVSLLAVGVGKEAIEADYLKSNDAHRRYKVRRSDTSPVGMSDEVMELLNPLFGARAEYLAAAFDTIDEVWGSTDRYLREGLKISDETRAKLRERLVEGA; this is encoded by the coding sequence GTGACGCAGCTGCCAGAGGTCCCGCCGGCCGGCCCCGAGCCGACGGACGTCGACCTGACCGGTGTCCGCAACTTCCGCGACGTCGGCGGGCTTCCGACCGTCGACGGCGGCACCGTGCGGTACGGGCGCCTCTACCGCAGCGGCCACCTCGCCCACGCGACGGAGGCCGACGCCACCTTCCTCGCCGGGCTCGGCCTGCACACGATCTTCGACTTCCGCAACGCGGCGGACCACAAGCTCGACGGCCTCGACGTGGAGCTGCCCGGCGTCCGGAATGTCAGCATTCCTCTCTCGGACCCGGCGGACGGCGCGGAGTTCTGGCGGCTGGTCCGCGACGGGAACATCCAGCAGCTGCGCTCGATCCTGGCCGACGGCAAGGGGACGGGGCGGATGGTCGCCTCGTACCGCTCGATCATCAAGGACCGCACCGCCGAACACAGCCGCGTGCTCCACGCGCTGGCCGAGGACAGCGTGCCGGCACTGATGCACTGCGCGGCGGGCAAGGACCGGGCAGGCCTGTCGATCGCGGTCTCCCTGCTCGCGGTCGGCGTCGGCAAGGAGGCCATCGAGGCCGACTACCTCAAGTCGAACGACGCGCACCGCCGCTACAAGGTGCGTCGCAGCGACACCTCACCGGTAGGAATGTCCGACGAGGTGATGGAACTGCTCAATCCGCTCTTCGGCGCCCGCGCCGAATACCTCGCCGCGGCTTTCGACACCATCGACGAGGTCTGGGGCAGCACGGACCGGTATCTCCGCGAAGGGCTGAAAATCAGCGACGAGACCCGCGCGAAGCTGCGTGAGCGCCTCGTCGAGGGCGCGTGA